From Nocardioides sp. HDW12B, the proteins below share one genomic window:
- a CDS encoding FAD-binding protein, translated as MSVEIPAPAPAASVASWSDDVDVLVVGAGMAGTCAAVEAARAGARVLLLDRGGPGTSTSAMSGGDFYLGGGTAVQQATGHDDSAEEMEKYLRAASPEADPEKIRLYCQESVDHFDWLEGLGFEFERSYYAPKAVVQPGTEGLMYTGSEKAHPFCELARPAPRGHKPPFVGDVGGGGFVVERALAECARLGVEVRYDTGVTALVVDGGPGAAVGPVVGATWKRYAETGAVRAGAVVVAAGGFVMNDEMIAAYAPRLQALVARGMALGNSFDDGLGIRLGESVGGVAEHMEGAFFTSPFYPPGETLKGIVVNNAGERFVNEDGYHSRTAAALFEQPGAEGYLILDSATMVEPAYGFQPLVDGWETVEEMEAGLGMPEGALVATMRDYDKHAAEGHDPAFHKAAEWLVPLDQGPWGAYDLTPGKAFYAGFTMGGLKVSVDGEVLRPDGSPVPGVYAAGAAAANIALDGSGYSSGTQLGEASYFGRRAGRHAAGA; from the coding sequence GTGAGCGTCGAGATCCCTGCCCCCGCGCCCGCCGCGTCCGTGGCCTCCTGGTCCGACGACGTCGACGTGCTGGTCGTGGGCGCGGGCATGGCCGGCACCTGTGCGGCGGTCGAGGCGGCCCGAGCCGGGGCGCGGGTGCTGCTGCTCGACCGGGGCGGTCCGGGCACGAGCACCTCGGCGATGTCGGGCGGGGACTTCTACCTCGGCGGTGGCACGGCGGTCCAGCAGGCGACCGGCCACGACGACAGCGCCGAGGAGATGGAGAAGTACCTCCGCGCCGCCAGCCCCGAGGCGGACCCGGAGAAGATCCGGCTCTACTGCCAGGAGTCGGTCGACCACTTCGACTGGCTCGAGGGGCTCGGCTTCGAGTTCGAGCGCAGCTACTACGCCCCCAAGGCCGTCGTGCAGCCCGGCACCGAGGGGCTGATGTACACCGGCAGCGAGAAGGCCCACCCGTTCTGCGAGCTCGCCCGCCCGGCGCCGCGCGGGCACAAGCCGCCCTTCGTCGGCGACGTCGGCGGGGGCGGGTTCGTCGTCGAGCGGGCGCTCGCGGAGTGCGCCCGCCTCGGCGTGGAGGTCCGCTACGACACCGGCGTGACCGCGCTCGTGGTCGACGGCGGTCCGGGAGCCGCAGTCGGGCCGGTCGTGGGCGCCACCTGGAAGCGGTACGCCGAGACCGGTGCGGTCCGCGCCGGGGCGGTCGTCGTGGCGGCCGGTGGGTTCGTGATGAACGACGAGATGATCGCGGCGTACGCGCCCCGGCTGCAGGCCCTCGTGGCGCGCGGCATGGCGCTGGGCAACTCCTTCGACGACGGCCTCGGCATCCGCCTGGGGGAGTCCGTAGGCGGCGTGGCCGAGCACATGGAGGGGGCGTTCTTCACCAGCCCGTTCTACCCGCCGGGCGAGACCCTCAAGGGGATCGTGGTCAACAACGCCGGGGAGCGGTTCGTCAACGAGGACGGCTACCACTCGCGCACCGCCGCGGCGCTCTTCGAGCAGCCCGGCGCCGAGGGCTACCTGATCCTCGACAGCGCCACGATGGTCGAGCCGGCGTACGGCTTCCAGCCGCTCGTCGACGGGTGGGAGACCGTCGAGGAGATGGAGGCCGGCCTCGGGATGCCCGAGGGGGCGCTGGTGGCGACGATGCGCGACTACGACAAGCACGCCGCGGAGGGCCACGACCCGGCCTTCCACAAGGCCGCGGAGTGGCTGGTGCCGCTCGACCAGGGGCCGTGGGGTGCCTACGACCTCACGCCGGGCAAGGCGTTCTACGCCGGCTTCACGATGGGCGGGCTGAAGGTCTCGGTGGACGGCGAGGTGCTGCGACCGGACGGGAGCCCGGTGCCCGGGGTGTACGCCGCCGGCGCGGCCGCGGCCAACATCGCCCTCGACGGCTCCGGCTACTCCAGCGGCACCCAGCTGGGCGAGGCGTCGTACTTCGGCCGGCGGGCCGGCCGGCACGCCGCCGGCGCCTGA
- a CDS encoding pyridoxal phosphate-dependent aminotransferase, with the protein MTADRPASTPARISARVGGIAESATLAVDAKAKALKAEGRPVIGFGAGEPDFPTPPYIVEAAVAACSQPANHRYTPAGGLPDLKKAIAAKTARDSGYQVEPAQVLVTNGGKQAVYEAFATLLDPGDEVVLPAPYWTTYPEAIRLAGGVPVEVLADETQDYLVTVEQLEAARSERTKVLLFCSPSNPTGSVYPREQVEAIGRWALEHGIWVVTDEIYEHLTYDGVRAESMPVMVPELADTCVVLNGVAKTYAMTGWRVGWLIGPTDVVKAATNLQSHATSNVANVSQRAAIAALEGDLTAVDEMKVAFDRRRRRIVEMLNEIDGVLCPEPKGAFYVYPSVKGLLGREVAGRTATTTTELAEIILEAAEVAVVPGEAFGSPGYLRLSYALGDDDLVEGVSRLQKLFG; encoded by the coding sequence ATGACTGCCGACCGTCCCGCCTCCACCCCCGCCCGCATCTCCGCCCGCGTCGGCGGCATCGCCGAGTCCGCGACGCTGGCGGTCGACGCCAAGGCCAAGGCCCTGAAGGCCGAGGGCCGGCCGGTGATCGGCTTCGGGGCCGGCGAGCCGGACTTCCCCACCCCGCCCTACATCGTCGAGGCGGCGGTGGCGGCCTGCTCGCAGCCGGCGAACCACCGCTACACCCCGGCCGGCGGCCTGCCGGACCTCAAGAAGGCGATCGCGGCGAAGACCGCCCGGGACTCGGGCTACCAGGTGGAGCCGGCGCAGGTGCTCGTGACCAACGGCGGCAAGCAGGCCGTCTACGAGGCCTTCGCGACCCTGCTCGACCCGGGCGACGAGGTCGTGCTCCCGGCCCCCTACTGGACGACCTACCCCGAGGCGATCCGGCTGGCCGGTGGCGTCCCCGTCGAGGTGCTGGCCGACGAGACCCAGGACTACCTCGTCACCGTCGAGCAGCTCGAGGCCGCCCGGTCCGAGCGCACGAAGGTGCTGCTGTTCTGCTCGCCCTCCAACCCCACCGGGTCGGTCTACCCGCGCGAGCAGGTCGAGGCGATCGGCCGCTGGGCCCTCGAGCACGGCATCTGGGTGGTCACCGACGAGATCTACGAGCACCTGACCTACGACGGCGTGCGCGCCGAGTCGATGCCGGTCATGGTGCCCGAGCTCGCCGACACCTGCGTGGTGCTCAACGGCGTGGCGAAGACCTACGCCATGACCGGCTGGCGCGTGGGCTGGCTCATCGGCCCGACCGACGTGGTCAAGGCGGCGACCAACCTGCAGTCGCACGCCACCTCCAACGTCGCCAACGTCTCGCAGCGGGCTGCGATCGCCGCGCTCGAGGGCGACCTGACCGCGGTCGACGAGATGAAGGTGGCCTTCGACCGCCGTCGTCGTCGCATCGTGGAGATGCTCAACGAGATCGACGGGGTGCTCTGCCCCGAGCCGAAGGGCGCGTTCTACGTCTACCCCTCGGTCAAGGGTCTGCTGGGCCGGGAGGTCGCGGGCCGCACCGCGACGACCACGACCGAGCTGGCCGAGATCATCCTGGAGGCCGCCGAGGTGGCGGTCGTGCCCGGTGAGGCCTTCGGCTCCCCCGGCTACCTCCGGCTGTCCTACGCGCTGGGCGACGACGACCTGGTCGAGGGCGTCAGCCGGCTGCAGAAGCTCTTCGGCTGA
- the rpmG gene encoding 50S ribosomal protein L33, with product MASKSSDVRPKITLACTECKERNYITKKNRRNDPDRLDMKKFCPRCRTHTSHKETR from the coding sequence GTGGCCAGCAAGAGCAGTGACGTCCGCCCCAAGATCACCTTGGCGTGCACGGAGTGCAAGGAGCGCAACTACATCACCAAGAAGAACCGGCGCAACGACCCGGATCGCTTGGACATGAAGAAGTTCTGCCCGCGCTGCCGCACCCACACCTCCCACAAGGAGACCCGCTGA
- a CDS encoding type IV toxin-antitoxin system AbiEi family antitoxin domain-containing protein, producing the protein MHPLLDRLLAEQDGVVSRDQALTAGVRGAEMRRLLSRRELVAVHRGVYVNHTGEPTWSQRAWAGVLATWPSALSHTSALRAAEGPGSTRKQDVIEVAVDRDRHVAGRAGLTLHRSAHLEERVQWHLGPPRVRYHDAVLDVAAAARSERDALAELARGVQSRRTTAARMREALDERLRTTRGRWMAEVLCDVAAGTCSVLEHAYLRDVERAHGLVPARRQVRDRIGSHVIYRDVEYHVGLVVELDGHLHHSSLLARELDMDRDLLSAVAGKDSVRVGWGQVWDRPCWTAGCVAALLVDRGWDGRAHPCGKPACAVG; encoded by the coding sequence ATGCACCCCCTCCTGGACCGCCTCCTCGCCGAGCAGGACGGCGTCGTCAGCCGCGATCAGGCCCTGACCGCCGGGGTCCGTGGGGCCGAGATGCGCCGCCTGCTCTCGCGTCGTGAGCTCGTCGCCGTCCACCGCGGGGTGTACGTCAACCACACCGGAGAGCCGACGTGGTCCCAGCGTGCGTGGGCGGGCGTGCTGGCGACCTGGCCGTCCGCCCTGTCGCACACCTCGGCCCTGCGAGCCGCGGAGGGCCCCGGCAGCACCCGGAAGCAGGACGTCATCGAGGTCGCGGTCGATCGCGATCGCCACGTCGCCGGTCGCGCCGGGCTGACCCTGCACCGTTCGGCCCACCTGGAGGAGCGTGTCCAGTGGCACCTCGGTCCGCCCCGGGTGCGCTACCACGACGCCGTTCTCGACGTCGCCGCAGCCGCGCGCAGCGAGCGGGACGCCCTGGCCGAGCTGGCCCGGGGCGTGCAGTCCCGTCGCACCACCGCTGCCCGGATGAGGGAGGCACTCGACGAGCGGCTCCGGACGACGCGCGGACGGTGGATGGCCGAGGTCCTGTGCGACGTGGCGGCCGGGACGTGCTCGGTCCTCGAGCACGCGTACCTCCGCGACGTCGAGCGGGCGCACGGGCTGGTGCCCGCACGTCGCCAGGTGAGGGACCGGATCGGCTCCCACGTGATCTACCGCGACGTGGAGTACCACGTCGGCCTCGTCGTCGAGCTCGACGGCCACCTCCACCACTCCTCGCTGCTGGCGCGCGAGCTCGACATGGACCGGGACCTGCTCTCGGCCGTCGCCGGCAAGGACAGCGTCCGCGTGGGGTGGGGCCAGGTGTGGGACCGGCCGTGCTGGACCGCCGGCTGCGTCGCTGCGCTCCTCGTCGACCGGGGATGGGACGGTCGAGCCCACCCCTGCGGGAAGCCCGCCTGCGCGGTGGGTTGA
- a CDS encoding MaoC family dehydratase N-terminal domain-containing protein, which yields MAVDESLAGRTFPPTDPYLVTEERIAEFAAATGGSWEGGPAPATFPIVVAFAAMTGLMEDPSVGISLHNVIHGEQRFTYHRPVVAGDRLSAELTVDSLRQIGGADIIGTRSEITDSDGTPVVTARAVLVHR from the coding sequence ATGGCAGTCGACGAGTCCCTGGCCGGACGCACGTTCCCGCCCACCGATCCCTACCTCGTCACCGAGGAGCGGATCGCCGAGTTCGCCGCCGCGACCGGTGGCTCCTGGGAGGGCGGCCCCGCACCCGCGACCTTCCCGATCGTGGTGGCCTTCGCGGCGATGACCGGCCTGATGGAGGACCCCTCGGTCGGCATCTCGCTGCACAACGTCATCCACGGCGAGCAGCGCTTCACCTACCACCGGCCCGTCGTCGCCGGAGACCGCCTGAGCGCCGAGCTGACCGTCGACTCGCTGCGGCAGATCGGCGGCGCCGACATCATCGGCACCCGCAGCGAGATCACCGACAGCGACGGCACCCCGGTCGTCACGGCCCGCGCCGTGCTGGTGCACCGGTGA
- a CDS encoding multicopper oxidase family protein encodes MTRRRISAVVAVLATLAIVVPLTWMWWSSRMPDAYNVMDMGYADYGGGPRPAEGHGSHGAGATTDAGVSVEDLRGEPEGAPDVRVELVAAEGTVSLPSGRTVDGFTVNGTSPGPVVEATAGDLVEVRFRNESVADGATLHWHGVDVPNGEDGVAGVTQDAVMPGEEFVYRFVAEDPGTYWYHSHQVSHEQVVKGLFGALVVQPRDGVDQDVEAVAVTHTFGDRTLNGLEGDVPVVAEPGDTVRLRVVNTDNALVELWADAPYRVLAIDGFDLTGPTPVEDQALTLTAGARADLEVTVPDTGAVRVQVGGATSLVVGPDGVDVPPAPEQPESDLDLLTYGTPAGLPFDVTDPDRRFDYAIGRRPGFVNGRPGLWWSINGRLFPDVPMFVVEEGDVAVFRIENDSGESHPMHLHGHHAVVLSRNGEASTGSPWWVDSLEVASGDEYEIAFVADNPGVWMDHCHNLPHAKEGLVAHLMYAGVTTPYEIGPDTGNTPE; translated from the coding sequence ATGACCCGTCGGCGGATCTCCGCGGTCGTCGCTGTCCTGGCCACGCTGGCGATCGTGGTCCCGCTGACGTGGATGTGGTGGAGCAGCCGCATGCCCGACGCCTACAACGTCATGGACATGGGGTACGCCGACTACGGCGGCGGTCCCCGCCCGGCCGAGGGTCACGGCTCCCACGGGGCCGGCGCGACCACGGACGCGGGGGTGTCCGTCGAGGACCTCCGCGGGGAGCCGGAGGGGGCGCCCGACGTGCGCGTCGAGCTGGTCGCCGCCGAGGGCACCGTCTCGCTGCCGTCGGGACGCACGGTCGACGGCTTCACGGTCAACGGCACCAGCCCGGGCCCGGTCGTGGAGGCCACCGCGGGCGACCTGGTCGAGGTCCGCTTCCGCAACGAGTCGGTGGCCGACGGCGCCACGCTGCACTGGCACGGGGTCGACGTGCCGAACGGCGAGGACGGGGTCGCCGGCGTCACCCAGGACGCGGTCATGCCGGGCGAGGAGTTCGTCTACCGCTTCGTTGCCGAGGACCCGGGCACGTACTGGTACCACTCCCACCAGGTCTCCCACGAGCAGGTCGTCAAGGGCCTCTTCGGCGCCCTCGTGGTGCAGCCGCGCGACGGTGTCGACCAGGACGTGGAGGCAGTCGCGGTCACGCACACCTTCGGGGACCGCACGCTCAACGGCCTCGAGGGCGACGTGCCGGTGGTGGCGGAGCCCGGCGACACGGTGCGGCTGCGGGTGGTCAACACCGACAACGCGTTGGTCGAGCTCTGGGCCGACGCGCCCTACCGGGTGCTCGCGATCGACGGCTTCGACCTCACCGGGCCCACCCCCGTCGAGGACCAGGCCCTCACGCTCACCGCCGGGGCGCGGGCCGACCTCGAGGTCACGGTCCCCGACACGGGCGCCGTGCGGGTGCAGGTCGGAGGGGCCACGTCCCTGGTCGTGGGACCGGACGGGGTCGACGTACCTCCGGCGCCGGAGCAGCCGGAGTCCGACCTCGACCTGCTCACCTACGGCACCCCCGCGGGCCTGCCCTTCGACGTGACCGACCCCGACCGGCGCTTCGACTACGCCATCGGCCGCCGTCCCGGCTTCGTCAACGGCCGCCCCGGGCTGTGGTGGTCGATCAACGGCCGACTCTTCCCCGACGTGCCGATGTTCGTCGTCGAGGAGGGCGACGTCGCGGTGTTCCGCATCGAGAACGACAGCGGGGAGTCGCACCCGATGCACCTGCACGGCCACCACGCGGTGGTGCTCAGCCGCAACGGTGAGGCCTCGACGGGCAGCCCGTGGTGGGTCGACTCGCTCGAGGTGGCCAGCGGCGACGAGTACGAGATCGCCTTCGTCGCCGACAACCCCGGGGTCTGGATGGACCACTGCCACAACCTCCCTCACGCCAAGGAAGGCCTGGTGGCTCACCTGATGTACGCCGGGGTGACGACGCCGTACGAGATCGGCCCGGACACCGGCAACACCCCCGAGTAG
- a CDS encoding adenosine deaminase, whose product MPAPDTGPAPEDAGRERRDLSTLPKAHLHLHFTGSMRHGTLVELAERDGVVLPEALVDDWPPQLSAADEKGWFRFQRLYDVARSVLRTEDDVRRLVREAAEDDARDGGRWLELQVDPSGYAAKFGGITAMTELVLDAARDAAATTGVGIGIVVAANRTRHPLDARTLARLAVQYADAGVVGFGLSNDERRGDTRDFARAFRIARDAGLRAFPHAGELVGPANIRVAVEELGADRLGHGVRAAEDPALLAHLVQRGVALEVCPTSNVSLGVYSDLTSVPLPTLLAAGATVALGADDPLLFGSRLVGQYAAMRAAHDLDDATLAELARMSVRASSAPDSLKTELLAAVDAWLT is encoded by the coding sequence GTGCCCGCCCCCGACACCGGTCCGGCTCCCGAGGACGCCGGGCGGGAGCGGCGCGACCTCAGCACGCTGCCCAAGGCTCATCTGCACCTGCACTTCACCGGCTCGATGCGCCACGGCACGCTGGTCGAGCTCGCCGAGCGCGACGGTGTCGTGCTGCCCGAGGCGCTGGTCGACGACTGGCCGCCGCAGCTGTCGGCAGCCGACGAGAAGGGCTGGTTCCGCTTCCAGCGGCTCTACGACGTCGCCCGGTCGGTGCTGCGCACGGAGGACGACGTACGCCGGCTGGTGCGCGAGGCCGCCGAGGACGACGCCCGTGACGGTGGTCGCTGGCTGGAGCTGCAGGTCGATCCCAGCGGGTACGCCGCGAAGTTCGGCGGGATCACGGCGATGACCGAGCTGGTGCTCGACGCGGCCCGCGACGCCGCCGCCACCACCGGTGTCGGCATCGGCATCGTGGTGGCCGCCAACCGCACCCGCCACCCCCTCGACGCCCGCACCCTGGCCCGCCTCGCCGTGCAGTACGCCGACGCGGGGGTCGTCGGCTTCGGGCTGTCCAACGACGAGCGCCGGGGCGACACCCGCGACTTCGCCCGGGCGTTCCGCATCGCCCGCGACGCCGGGCTGCGGGCCTTCCCCCACGCCGGGGAGCTCGTCGGGCCCGCCAACATCCGGGTCGCGGTCGAGGAGCTCGGCGCCGACCGGCTCGGGCACGGCGTACGGGCGGCGGAGGACCCGGCGCTGCTCGCGCACCTCGTGCAGCGGGGCGTGGCGCTCGAGGTGTGCCCGACGTCCAACGTCTCCCTGGGCGTCTACTCCGACCTGACGTCGGTCCCGTTGCCGACCCTGCTGGCCGCCGGTGCGACGGTGGCGCTGGGCGCCGACGACCCGCTGCTGTTCGGCTCACGACTGGTGGGCCAGTACGCCGCCATGCGGGCCGCCCACGACCTCGACGACGCCACCCTCGCCGAGCTGGCGCGGATGTCGGTCCGCGCCTCCAGCGCCCCCGACTCGCTCAAGACCGAGCTCCTCGCCGCCGTCGACGCCTGGCTCACCTGA
- a CDS encoding PaaI family thioesterase, translating to MAFDPRDSGPFVEHLGLNITEASGERVTATWTAGEKHHQPYGIVHGGVHASVVETLGSVGSALWYGDDGKCVGVSNSTDFYRAVREGELTSVATPVHQGRSQQVWLVETHDATGRLVSRGQLRVQNLPAR from the coding sequence ATGGCTTTCGACCCCCGCGACAGCGGCCCCTTCGTCGAGCACCTCGGGCTGAACATCACCGAGGCCAGCGGCGAGCGCGTGACCGCGACCTGGACCGCCGGCGAGAAGCACCACCAGCCCTACGGGATCGTCCACGGCGGCGTGCACGCCAGCGTCGTCGAGACCCTCGGCAGCGTCGGCTCCGCCCTCTGGTACGGCGACGACGGCAAGTGCGTGGGGGTCAGCAACTCGACCGACTTCTACCGCGCCGTGCGCGAGGGCGAGCTGACGTCGGTGGCCACCCCGGTCCATCAGGGCCGCAGCCAGCAGGTGTGGCTGGTCGAGACCCACGACGCCACCGGGCGCCTGGTCTCCCGCGGCCAGCTGCGCGTGCAGAACCTCCCCGCCCGTTGA
- a CDS encoding UDP-N-acetylmuramate dehydrogenase, which translates to MTEPAPTAAPSSASGAGHRLADRTTLRLGGPARAWTRATDEAGLLDAARTADAGGDPLLVLGGGSNLVVADDGFDGTVLEVATSGVEVEGDTCGGAFVTVQAGEVWDDLVDRAVSEGWIGIEAMTGIPGKVGATPIQNVGAYGQEVADTVARVRVWDRAEGRVRTMFPGDCGFGYRTSRFKAEPGRFVVLTVTFQLRFGDLGAPVRYAELARTLGVEVGQRAPAADVVAAVRGLRASKGMLLDAADHDTWSAGSFFTNPVLDADAVPEGAPAFEQPDGRVKTSAAWLIDHAGFGKGHGLDRGTGVSLSTKHPLALTNRGDGTTEALLALAREVRDGVRERFGVTLENEPVLVACTL; encoded by the coding sequence GTGACTGAACCGGCCCCGACCGCCGCGCCCTCGTCCGCCTCCGGTGCGGGGCACCGGCTGGCGGACCGCACCACGCTGCGGCTGGGCGGTCCTGCCCGGGCCTGGACGCGCGCGACCGACGAGGCGGGCCTGCTCGACGCCGCCCGCACCGCGGACGCCGGCGGTGACCCGCTGCTGGTCCTCGGCGGCGGCAGCAACCTGGTCGTGGCCGACGACGGCTTCGACGGCACCGTGCTCGAGGTCGCCACCAGCGGCGTCGAGGTCGAGGGCGACACCTGCGGCGGGGCGTTCGTCACCGTGCAGGCGGGGGAGGTGTGGGACGACCTCGTCGACCGCGCCGTCTCCGAGGGCTGGATCGGCATCGAGGCGATGACGGGCATCCCCGGCAAGGTCGGCGCGACCCCGATCCAGAACGTCGGCGCCTACGGCCAGGAGGTGGCCGACACGGTCGCCCGGGTCCGGGTGTGGGACCGCGCCGAGGGGCGGGTCCGCACGATGTTCCCCGGCGACTGCGGCTTCGGCTACCGCACCAGCCGCTTCAAGGCGGAGCCCGGCCGCTTCGTCGTGCTCACCGTGACCTTCCAGCTCCGGTTCGGCGACCTCGGCGCACCCGTGCGGTACGCCGAGCTGGCGCGCACGCTCGGAGTCGAGGTGGGACAGCGCGCCCCTGCGGCCGACGTCGTGGCCGCCGTCCGGGGCCTGCGCGCCTCGAAGGGGATGCTGCTCGACGCCGCCGACCACGACACCTGGTCGGCCGGCTCCTTCTTCACCAACCCGGTGCTCGACGCCGACGCGGTGCCCGAGGGGGCGCCCGCCTTCGAGCAGCCGGACGGTCGGGTGAAGACCAGCGCCGCCTGGCTCATCGACCACGCCGGCTTCGGCAAGGGGCACGGCCTCGACCGGGGCACCGGTGTCTCGCTGTCCACCAAGCACCCGCTCGCCCTGACCAACCGCGGCGACGGCACCACCGAGGCGCTCCTGGCGCTGGCCCGTGAGGTCCGTGACGGCGTCCGCGAGCGTTTCGGCGTCACCCTCGAGAACGAGCCCGTCCTCGTCGCCTGCACCCTCTGA
- a CDS encoding MaoC/PaaZ C-terminal domain-containing protein translates to MTAVTGLQGAEKGAELAPQEYVVTRADLVRYTGASGDRNPIHWSERVATSVGLPGVIAHGMYTMALVARALDTWAGGPGRVVEVGCKFTKPVVVPDDDEGVTVRVSGTVSSVEDDRVAVTLDVRCGDEKVLGMPKAVLRIPAGD, encoded by the coding sequence GTGACCGCGGTGACCGGCCTGCAGGGCGCCGAGAAGGGGGCCGAGCTCGCCCCCCAGGAGTACGTCGTCACGCGCGCCGACCTGGTCCGCTACACCGGGGCCAGCGGCGACCGGAACCCGATCCACTGGTCCGAGCGCGTGGCCACCTCGGTCGGTCTGCCGGGCGTGATCGCGCACGGGATGTACACGATGGCGCTGGTGGCCCGCGCCCTCGACACCTGGGCCGGTGGGCCCGGCCGGGTCGTCGAGGTGGGCTGCAAGTTCACCAAGCCCGTCGTCGTACCCGATGACGACGAGGGCGTCACCGTCCGCGTCTCCGGCACGGTCTCCTCCGTCGAGGACGACCGGGTCGCCGTCACGCTCGACGTCCGCTGCGGCGACGAGAAGGTCCTCGGGATGCCCAAGGCGGTCCTGCGGATCCCCGCCGGTGACTGA
- a CDS encoding LLM class flavin-dependent oxidoreductase, with protein sequence MQLGIFSVGDVTTDPTTGRTPTEHERIKATVAIAKKAEEVGLDVFATGEHHNPPFISSGPTTTLAFIAAQTERIILSTSTTLITTTDPVLIAEDYAKLQHLADGRVDLMMGRGNTGPVYPWFGKDIRDGIPLAIENYHLLHRLWREEVVDWEGRYRTPLQGYTSTPRPLDGVPPFVWHGSIRSPEIAEQAAYYGDGFFSNHIFWPAEHTARMVELYRRRFEHYGHGSADQAIVGIGGQVFMRRDSKAAVDEFRPYFDNAPVYGHGPSLEDFMEQTPLTVGSPQQVLERTLGFREYVGDYQRQLFLLDHAGLPLKTVLEQLDLLGEILPDLRAGFAEGRPAHVPDAPTHASLVATGTAGSTTSDASSAAVAS encoded by the coding sequence ATGCAGCTCGGCATCTTCAGCGTCGGTGACGTCACCACCGACCCCACGACCGGTCGCACCCCGACCGAGCACGAGCGCATCAAGGCCACGGTGGCCATCGCCAAGAAGGCCGAGGAGGTCGGGCTCGACGTGTTCGCCACCGGCGAGCACCACAACCCGCCCTTCATCTCCTCCGGCCCGACCACGACGCTCGCCTTCATCGCGGCGCAGACCGAGCGGATCATCCTCTCGACCTCGACCACGCTGATCACCACCACCGACCCGGTGCTCATCGCCGAGGACTACGCCAAGCTGCAGCACCTCGCCGACGGCCGCGTCGACCTCATGATGGGCCGCGGCAACACCGGCCCGGTGTACCCCTGGTTCGGCAAGGACATCCGCGACGGCATCCCGCTGGCGATCGAGAACTACCACCTGCTCCACCGGCTGTGGCGTGAGGAGGTCGTGGACTGGGAGGGCCGCTACCGGACCCCGCTGCAGGGCTACACCTCGACGCCCCGTCCGCTCGACGGCGTCCCGCCGTTCGTGTGGCACGGCTCGATCCGCTCCCCCGAGATCGCCGAGCAGGCCGCCTACTACGGCGACGGGTTCTTCTCCAACCACATCTTCTGGCCGGCCGAGCACACCGCACGGATGGTCGAGCTCTACCGTCGCCGCTTCGAGCACTACGGCCACGGCTCCGCGGACCAGGCGATCGTCGGGATCGGCGGTCAGGTGTTCATGCGCCGTGACAGCAAGGCGGCGGTCGACGAGTTCCGGCCCTACTTCGACAACGCCCCTGTCTACGGCCACGGGCCGTCGCTCGAGGACTTCATGGAGCAGACGCCGCTGACGGTCGGCTCGCCGCAGCAGGTGCTCGAGCGCACCCTGGGTTTCCGGGAGTACGTCGGCGACTACCAGCGCCAGCTGTTCCTGCTCGACCACGCCGGACTGCCACTGAAGACCGTCCTGGAGCAGCTCGACCTGCTCGGCGAGATCCTCCCCGACCTGCGCGCCGGGTTCGCCGAGGGACGACCGGCGCACGTGCCGGACGCCCCGACCCACGCCTCGCTGGTCGCCACGGGCACGGCGGGCTCGACCACCTCGGACGCGTCCTCCGCCGCGGTCGCGTCATGA
- a CDS encoding FMN reductase, producing MTFTVAVVSAGLSQPSSTRLLADRLSGAVTAGVRAAGQEVLVENVELRPLAHALADNLLTGFPPPDLAAAVRSVTEADAVVAVTPVFAASYSGLFKTFFDVVEKDALRGVPVLLAATAGSARHSLVVEHALRPLFAYLQAVVVPTGVFAATEDFGSVAGRRLSERVERAADELVTLLVGRGPSPRRREAQRRADPFDDVTPFEDLLRGGG from the coding sequence ATGACGTTCACCGTCGCGGTCGTCTCCGCCGGCCTCTCCCAGCCCTCGTCGACCCGGCTCCTGGCCGACCGGCTCAGCGGTGCCGTCACCGCGGGCGTCCGCGCGGCCGGCCAGGAGGTGCTCGTCGAGAACGTCGAGCTGCGTCCCCTGGCCCACGCGCTGGCCGACAACCTCCTCACCGGCTTCCCGCCGCCCGACCTCGCCGCGGCGGTCCGGTCGGTGACCGAGGCCGACGCGGTCGTCGCGGTCACCCCGGTGTTCGCGGCGTCGTACTCCGGCTTGTTCAAGACGTTCTTCGACGTCGTGGAGAAGGACGCGCTGCGCGGCGTACCGGTGCTGCTGGCGGCCACCGCCGGGAGCGCCCGGCACTCGCTGGTGGTCGAGCACGCCCTGCGACCGCTGTTCGCCTACCTGCAGGCGGTCGTGGTGCCGACCGGCGTCTTCGCCGCCACCGAGGACTTCGGCTCGGTCGCCGGCCGCCGGCTCTCCGAGCGCGTCGAGCGAGCCGCCGACGAGCTCGTCACGCTGCTGGTCGGCCGCGGCCCGTCCCCGCGCCGACGAGAGGCGCAGCGGCGCGCCGACCCCTTCGACGACGTCACGCCGTTCGAGGACCTGCTCCGCGGCGGCGGCTGA